In the Candidatus Delongbacteria bacterium genome, TGAGGGCCGACAATTGCTGAAGCTCCTCAAGGATGCCGAGAACGGCATGCTGGACGAGAACACGGGATCCCATGCACTGGCCCTGCTGGAAGCACTGAAGGGCCTGGCCGAGAGTGAGCAGGCCCAGGCGACGATGGCCGATTGCCTGGATACCTGGCAGACGATCACCGGCGCCATGGGGTACGATCCCCTCTTGCGTGACCTGCTGCTTGAAAAGCTGACACCCCTCGAGAACGGAAAACACTTCCGCCCCTCGCCCACCCCGTCCAGTTCCGCGCCGACGAATGCCGGCAGCAGCGCACCGGGCACGGATGCGGGCGCACCCGCGGAATCACGCCAGGGCGCGATGGACTCCCAGAAGACCATGCGTGTCAACGAGGCACACATCGACACCTTTCTGGCTTATGTCGGCGAGCTGCTGGTGGTCGGTGACATGTTCGAACATCTGGAAAAGCGCCTCTCGGATGTGTCGGTCGATCGTCGTCTGGTCACCGATTTCCGCCGTGCCAACGAAACCTTCGACGGCCTCTCGAAGGACCTCCAGAAAAGCATCATGTCCATTCGCAAGGTGTCGCTCAAGTCCCTGTTCCAGAAAGTGCCGCGACTGGTCCGTGATGTGGCACAGAAGAGCGGCAAGCAGATTGACGTGGTGCTGATCGGCGAATCCGTGGAAGTGGACAAGAGCCTGATCGACCTGCTGGATGCCCCCCTGACCCACATGGTGCGCAACGCGGCGGATCACGGAATCGAGAGTCCGGAAACCCGTGAACAGCAGGGCAAGAATCCCAACGGAAGCCTGCGCGTGGAAGCGCGCCTCACCGACACGCACCTGGTGTTCAGCGTCAGCGACGACGGGGCCGGTCTGAATCTGGATGGCATCCGCCGCAAGGCGGAGAGTCTGGGCCTGATCCGCGAAGGCGCCCCGATGGGCGAGCAGGATGTGATACGCCTGCTCTTCAGTTCGGGAGTCTCCACCGCCCGCGAAGTCACCGACGTCTCGGGTCGGGGTGTGGGCATGGATGTGGTGAAACGCCAGATCGAGGATGCGGGGGGCCGGATCAAGGTCGACAGCACTCCCGGCCAGGGCTCGCGCTTCCTGATCGAACTGCCGCAGAGCGTGACCACTCAGATCCTGAATGGCTACCTGATAAGGGTGAATGGACAGACCTACATCCTGCCCATGGAACGCATCCAGGAAACCTCGACCCATCACCCTGAACAGGTGCATCGCATGCTGGGCAGGACGGATTTCGTGCGCCAGCACGAGAAGATGACTCCTCTGATCCAGATGCGTGACATGCTGGACTCGGGTCGCTGGTCCGGCTCGGGCCTGGGCGAACAGACCCTGGTGACCGTCGAGAGCCGCGGGCGCAGCATGGCCCTCTGTGTCGACGATGTGCTGGGCGTGCA is a window encoding:
- a CDS encoding chemotaxis protein CheA, with translation MASQNLSVDQELLVEFIDESSDTLSSLDALFIELEQTPGDTQIVNAIFRPVHSIKGNSAFFGFSNIKSLAHEMETILDLVRKNRLMADQQVTSVLLEGVDTLKSMFEQVRGGGAEVGDAESFAQLLSRVRELAIPSGSEDALGSVMHLLQGLLGTLEGKDPNLATTLQEALTTLGTLVEGDGSGLPDEGRQLLKLLKDAENGMLDENTGSHALALLEALKGLAESEQAQATMADCLDTWQTITGAMGYDPLLRDLLLEKLTPLENGKHFRPSPTPSSSAPTNAGSSAPGTDAGAPAESRQGAMDSQKTMRVNEAHIDTFLAYVGELLVVGDMFEHLEKRLSDVSVDRRLVTDFRRANETFDGLSKDLQKSIMSIRKVSLKSLFQKVPRLVRDVAQKSGKQIDVVLIGESVEVDKSLIDLLDAPLTHMVRNAADHGIESPETREQQGKNPNGSLRVEARLTDTHLVFSVSDDGAGLNLDGIRRKAESLGLIREGAPMGEQDVIRLLFSSGVSTAREVTDVSGRGVGMDVVKRQIEDAGGRIKVDSTPGQGSRFLIELPQSVTTQILNGYLIRVNGQTYILPMERIQETSTHHPEQVHRMLGRTDFVRQHEKMTPLIQMRDMLDSGRWSGSGLGEQTLVTVESRGRSMALCVDDVLGVQQVVHRRIEGLPSDAPIIAGGALMGDGSVALIIDIDRLYEDLDQLAVN